The Rhododendron vialii isolate Sample 1 chromosome 8a, ASM3025357v1 genome has a window encoding:
- the LOC131298856 gene encoding putative cytochrome c oxidase subunit 5C-4: MAAARHAAYHGPSILKEIFYGITLGLAAGGLWKMHHWNNKKRTKEFYDLLEKGVITVVVEDE, encoded by the coding sequence ATGGCGGCCGCTCGACATGCTGCATATCATGGTCCAAGTATATTGAAGGAGATCTTTTACGGAATAACCCTTGGCCTCGCGGCCGGTGGCCTTTGGAAAATGCATCATTGGAACAACAAGAAGAGGACCAAGGAGTTCTATGATTTGCTTGAGAAAGGTGTAATCACCGTCGTCGTTGAAGATGAGTAG